One part of the Corynebacterium sp. CNCTC7651 genome encodes these proteins:
- a CDS encoding plasmid pRiA4b ORF-3 family protein, with protein sequence MIVTLLMSLEDANPEITRCVNVEDSMDLGQLSEVINAAFGFSGAATHLYVTKSGKTRQVYAEVPSAGEGDEVDMTVAKLREITYIYDPTANWNVHVEVLGYSQLDGPTPLLIDASGPDIVEATNGPAMMTRFRAEARRIAAGLEPDMEVTPLLLSFLPVMSPERMLQRLTVTDPVAVATRIGFVAEELFFDAAQDAATDPRALDLANQFEDFLDSRPELRDILENDPMPDRNPTLIAAVAEFFEQHAGEDLLNMPIPGLDIPFRDGSGPGPVGGFGMPDAPAGGFGVPGVPGERVPGAPHLTVIPGEGGGNGDGIPVIGSPTELPGRGAHDAFSDAFADVIELFRTPLGLTGKGKLNSAAVKQCLDVMGLPTYLRQPRENSWIDVQHMRRVLEGGGLIAERQPGTLQVTEKGLQFLVANDPIGEFSSELCAGFETAFGQQFWPPLAACLADSLGLVDLPEHGHPFTEGQWDEALGFLETLGGVYADNDGMRTSMNGGRLLRSMVKFYGYSR encoded by the coding sequence ATGATTGTCACCTTGCTGATGTCTTTGGAGGACGCGAATCCGGAGATCACGCGCTGCGTGAACGTGGAGGATTCGATGGACTTGGGGCAGCTCTCGGAGGTGATCAACGCGGCGTTCGGTTTCTCCGGGGCGGCGACGCACCTGTACGTGACCAAGAGCGGGAAAACGCGCCAGGTGTACGCCGAGGTGCCCAGCGCCGGCGAGGGCGATGAGGTGGACATGACCGTGGCAAAGCTGCGGGAGATAACCTATATCTATGACCCGACGGCGAATTGGAACGTCCACGTTGAGGTGCTGGGCTACTCGCAGCTGGACGGCCCGACGCCCTTGCTTATCGACGCTTCCGGGCCCGACATCGTCGAAGCCACCAACGGCCCCGCGATGATGACGCGCTTCCGCGCCGAAGCCCGCCGCATCGCCGCCGGCCTGGAGCCGGACATGGAGGTCACGCCACTTTTGCTGAGCTTCTTGCCGGTGATGTCCCCGGAGCGGATGCTGCAGCGCCTGACCGTGACGGACCCGGTTGCCGTGGCTACACGCATCGGCTTTGTGGCGGAGGAGCTGTTTTTCGACGCCGCACAGGACGCCGCCACAGACCCGCGAGCCCTTGACCTGGCCAACCAATTCGAGGATTTCCTCGATTCGCGCCCGGAGCTGCGCGACATCTTGGAAAATGACCCGATGCCGGACCGCAATCCAACCTTGATCGCGGCCGTGGCCGAGTTCTTTGAGCAGCACGCCGGCGAAGATTTGCTGAACATGCCAATTCCGGGTTTGGACATCCCGTTCCGCGACGGTTCCGGGCCGGGGCCGGTTGGCGGGTTTGGTATGCCGGATGCGCCGGCCGGCGGGTTCGGCGTGCCGGGCGTGCCGGGGGAGCGGGTGCCCGGCGCGCCGCATCTGACGGTGATTCCCGGCGAGGGCGGGGGAAACGGCGACGGCATCCCGGTGATCGGGTCGCCCACTGAGCTACCTGGTCGCGGCGCGCACGATGCATTCTCCGATGCATTCGCCGACGTTATCGAGCTGTTCCGCACCCCGCTGGGCCTTACCGGCAAGGGCAAGCTTAACTCCGCGGCGGTGAAGCAATGTCTAGATGTTATGGGCCTGCCCACCTACCTGCGCCAACCGCGCGAAAACTCCTGGATTGACGTGCAGCACATGCGCCGGGTGCTCGAGGGCGGGGGATTGATTGCAGAGCGGCAGCCCGGCACCCTCCAGGTGACGGAGAAGGGGCTGCAGTTCCTGGTGGCGAATGACCCGATTGGAGAGTTCAGCAGTGAACTCTGCGCCGGGTTCGAGACCGCCTTCGGCCAGCAGTTCTGGCCGCCGCTTGCGGCGTGCCTTGCAGATTCCCTGGGCCTGGTTGACTTGCCGGAGCATGGTCACCCGTTCACCGAAGGCCAGTGGGACGAGGCGCTGGGTTTCCTTGAAACCTTAGGCGGCGTGTACGCCGATAACGACGGCATGAGGACGTCCATGAACGGGGGGCGCCTCCTGCGCTCCATGGTGAAGTTTTACGGGTATTCACGGTAG
- a CDS encoding VanZ family protein, with protein MRRLRNRYSRGTYIAAAVLVIAVVLLFTVGKAYFSLPGVWSAESHQVRQVRLEPLATFRHYRVWWGPWLNLGGNIALFMPVGWVAYRLLGDVKRATLAGAGFSLVIEVLQYVLAAGYSDVDDILFNTLGAFAGAYLARALR; from the coding sequence ATGAGGCGGCTGCGTAACCGCTACTCCCGGGGCACATACATCGCTGCCGCGGTGCTGGTCATCGCGGTGGTGTTGTTGTTTACGGTGGGCAAGGCGTACTTCTCGCTCCCCGGGGTGTGGAGCGCGGAAAGCCACCAAGTGCGCCAGGTGCGACTGGAACCGCTGGCGACATTCCGGCACTACCGCGTGTGGTGGGGTCCGTGGCTGAACCTGGGCGGCAACATTGCGCTGTTCATGCCGGTGGGGTGGGTGGCGTACCGGCTTCTCGGGGACGTGAAGCGGGCCACGCTTGCCGGCGCCGGGTTCAGCCTGGTTATTGAGGTGCTGCAGTACGTGCTGGCCGCGGGGTACTCCGATGTGGATGACATCCTGTTCAACACCCTCGGCGCGTTCGCCGGGGCGTATCTGGCGCGGGCGCTGCGGTAG